One genomic window of Deinococcus arcticus includes the following:
- a CDS encoding OmpH family outer membrane protein — MNKMWLILPLALLSTVPHAQQAKSRLAIVNVQQAVKALPDSKAYLDLNAKVAADLNARQKALQDLSARAAATRSAADRQALAKAQQAYASARDNYATRIDAAFKPLATKLNAAVAKAAKANGYTIVFDEQVAAQTSLVVYANETATNLTPAVIKNLK, encoded by the coding sequence ATGAACAAGATGTGGTTGATTCTGCCCCTGGCCCTGCTGTCCACGGTGCCCCACGCCCAGCAGGCCAAATCCCGCCTGGCCATTGTGAATGTGCAGCAGGCCGTCAAGGCCCTGCCCGACAGCAAGGCGTACCTGGACCTGAACGCCAAGGTGGCCGCCGACCTGAACGCCCGCCAGAAGGCGCTGCAGGACCTGAGTGCCAGGGCCGCTGCCACCCGCAGCGCGGCCGACCGCCAGGCGCTGGCCAAGGCGCAGCAGGCCTATGCCAGTGCCCGCGACAATTACGCCACGCGCATTGACGCGGCCTTCAAGCCGCTGGCGACCAAGCTGAACGCCGCTGTGGCCAAGGCCGCCAAGGCCAACGGCTACACCATCGTCTTCGACGAGCAGGTGGCCGCTCAGACCAGTCTGGTGGTCTATGCCAACGAAACGGCCACCAACCTCACGCCCGCTGTGATTAAGAACCTGAAGTAA
- a CDS encoding OmpH family outer membrane protein, whose protein sequence is MKISAKVMAPLALAAAFGLGTVAPHAQTTPQKVGFVDVDKLLQAHPNYKDVQEIEKKAEAELGPIDKQIKAIDAKGASATAAEKQTRETLVKTIQSKADAYNKQMEPKVTAMEKAVDGAITSVAKSNGYSIIMDRDVAAKSGLVIYADGSAEITDAVAKAVK, encoded by the coding sequence ATGAAGATCAGCGCCAAAGTCATGGCTCCTCTGGCTCTCGCCGCCGCGTTCGGCCTGGGCACGGTGGCCCCGCACGCCCAGACCACGCCACAGAAAGTGGGCTTCGTGGATGTGGACAAGCTTCTCCAGGCGCACCCGAATTATAAGGATGTGCAGGAAATCGAGAAGAAAGCTGAGGCCGAACTGGGTCCCATTGACAAGCAGATCAAGGCCATTGACGCCAAGGGCGCCTCGGCAACCGCCGCCGAGAAACAGACCCGTGAAACGCTGGTCAAGACCATTCAGTCCAAGGCGGATGCTTACAACAAGCAGATGGAGCCGAAAGTCACCGCCATGGAGAAAGCTGTGGACGGTGCCATTACAAGCGTGGCCAAGAGCAACGGCTACAGCATCATCATGGACCGCGACGTGGCCGCCAAGAGTGGCCTCGTGATCTACGCCGACGGCAGCGCCGAGATTACCGACGCTGTAGCCAAAGCCGTCAAGTAA
- a CDS encoding CBS and ACT domain-containing protein, producing MLVRDWMTPNPITVTPDTPVMDALKILKEGNFRRLPVVDAGGGLVGITTRKDLKDAMPSKATTLSVWELNYLLSKLTVAEMMARPVITAAEGEYMEDAALRMQEHHVGGLPVLNDAGALSGIITTMDVLRAFTGILGMREGGKRLTLDMPDVPGSLERATGAVLPSNIISVATFGGENGRRRFVMRVSGEGVQDVRRRVQNAGIDVLD from the coding sequence ATGCTCGTACGCGATTGGATGACCCCCAACCCCATCACGGTCACGCCCGACACGCCCGTCATGGACGCGCTGAAAATCCTCAAGGAGGGCAACTTCCGCCGCCTGCCGGTGGTGGACGCAGGCGGCGGGCTGGTGGGCATCACCACCCGCAAGGACCTGAAAGACGCCATGCCCAGCAAGGCCACCACCCTCAGCGTCTGGGAGCTGAATTACCTGCTGAGCAAATTGACGGTGGCCGAGATGATGGCCCGGCCGGTGATTACCGCCGCCGAGGGCGAATATATGGAAGACGCCGCACTGCGCATGCAGGAGCATCATGTGGGCGGGTTACCCGTGCTGAACGATGCGGGCGCCCTGAGCGGCATCATCACCACCATGGACGTGCTGCGCGCCTTTACCGGCATTCTGGGCATGCGCGAGGGCGGCAAGCGCCTGACCCTGGACATGCCGGACGTGCCCGGCAGCCTGGAGCGGGCCACGGGCGCCGTGCTGCCCAGCAACATCATCAGCGTGGCCACGTTTGGCGGTGAAAACGGCCGCCGCCGCTTCGTGATGCGCGTGAGCGGCGAGGGCGTGCAGGACGTGCGCCGCCGCGTGCAGAACGCGGGCATTGACGTGCTGGATTAG
- the lysX gene encoding lysine biosynthesis protein LysX, with translation MAELAVLYDRIRPDEKMLFEALDELGVPYDKVYTPQLKLTFDDAGRARVPWRVAIERCVSQSRGHAVTRALEGFGVQVINPAHVIEVCGDKLATNAALHAAALPTPRTGVAFDGEAALALIEDLGYPVVLKPTVGSWGRMVSRLNDRAAAEAVIEHKEVLGGPQHGIFYVQELVDKPGRDIRAFVVGGQCIGAIYRTSEHWITNTARGATASHCPVTPELADLATRAAAAVQGQIVAIDLVEDPRAHNEWGGLTIIEINHTMEFKNSVSTTGVNIPRLMGEYAISKL, from the coding sequence ATGGCTGAACTGGCCGTGCTGTACGACCGTATCCGTCCCGACGAGAAGATGCTGTTCGAGGCGCTCGACGAGCTGGGCGTGCCCTACGACAAGGTGTATACGCCCCAGCTGAAGCTGACCTTCGATGACGCGGGCCGCGCCAGGGTGCCGTGGCGCGTGGCCATCGAGCGCTGCGTGAGCCAGAGCCGGGGCCACGCGGTCACCCGTGCGCTGGAAGGCTTTGGGGTGCAGGTGATCAACCCGGCCCACGTGATCGAGGTGTGCGGTGACAAGCTGGCCACCAACGCCGCTCTGCACGCCGCCGCGCTGCCCACCCCACGCACCGGCGTGGCCTTTGACGGCGAGGCGGCCCTGGCCCTGATTGAAGACCTGGGCTATCCGGTGGTCCTGAAACCCACCGTGGGCTCGTGGGGCCGCATGGTCAGCCGCCTGAATGACCGCGCCGCCGCCGAGGCCGTCATTGAACACAAGGAAGTGCTGGGCGGGCCACAGCACGGCATCTTCTACGTGCAGGAACTGGTGGATAAGCCGGGGCGCGACATCCGCGCCTTTGTGGTGGGCGGGCAGTGCATAGGCGCCATCTACCGTACCAGCGAGCACTGGATTACCAACACGGCGCGCGGGGCAACAGCGAGCCACTGCCCGGTCACACCCGAACTGGCCGATCTGGCCACCCGCGCTGCGGCCGCCGTGCAGGGTCAGATCGTGGCCATTGACCTTGTGGAAGACCCACGTGCGCACAACGAGTGGGGCGGGCTGACCATCATCGAGATCAACCACACCATGGAATTCAAGAACTCGGTGAGCACCACGGGCGTGAATATCCCGCGCCTGATGGGTGAATACGCAATTTCAAAGCTGTAG
- the lysW gene encoding lysine biosynthesis protein LysW: MSTVVFENPDTGAAIELTNPELGELVIDDETGVEYEVVSLDPPRLAAAPQEAEDWGE, from the coding sequence ATGTCAACTGTTGTGTTTGAAAACCCTGATACCGGTGCCGCCATTGAGCTGACCAACCCTGAACTGGGTGAACTGGTGATTGACGACGAAACCGGCGTGGAATACGAAGTGGTGTCTCTTGACCCGCCCCGCCTGGCTGCGGCCCCACAGGAAGCGGAGGACTGGGGCGAGTAA
- a CDS encoding LeuD/DmdB family oxidoreductase small subunit — translation MPRIWKFGDSVNTDDILPGKFAPFMAGEDRFQTFAFHYLRPEFAAQVQPGDVLIGGRNWGLGSSREYAPQALKKLQIGAIVAPSFARIHYRNLLNLGIPAFEYDLTGLLRDGDEVTLNVAAGLLAHATGTVQLPPPPAFLREALKEGSILAFFKKHGRFPGEPA, via the coding sequence ATGCCCCGAATCTGGAAGTTTGGCGACAGCGTGAACACCGACGACATCCTGCCCGGCAAGTTCGCGCCGTTCATGGCCGGCGAGGACCGCTTTCAGACCTTCGCCTTTCACTATCTTCGCCCGGAGTTTGCCGCGCAGGTGCAGCCCGGCGACGTGCTGATCGGCGGGCGCAACTGGGGGCTGGGGTCCAGCCGTGAATATGCCCCCCAGGCCCTGAAAAAGCTGCAGATTGGCGCCATTGTGGCGCCCAGCTTTGCGCGCATTCACTACCGCAACCTGCTGAACCTGGGCATTCCCGCCTTCGAATATGACCTGACGGGCCTGCTGCGCGACGGCGACGAGGTGACGCTGAACGTGGCGGCTGGGCTGCTGGCGCACGCCACGGGCACGGTCCAGCTGCCGCCGCCCCCCGCCTTTCTGCGCGAGGCGCTGAAGGAGGGCAGCATTCTGGCGTTCTTCAAGAAGCACGGCCGCTTTCCGGGAGAGCCGGCCTAA
- a CDS encoding RidA family protein has product MSETIFHVPETLPRVPGYTPAVEVRGGRTLYISGQVALNAGGELGGPGDFEAQARQCFQNVAHALAAADITFADVVKLGLYVLDMAHLSALRRVRDDFVNTARPPASTLVQVSAFFRPGVLVEVEAVAAAPLERRA; this is encoded by the coding sequence GTGAGCGAGACCATTTTTCATGTGCCGGAAACGCTGCCCCGGGTTCCGGGCTATACCCCGGCTGTGGAGGTGCGCGGTGGCCGCACCCTGTACATTTCCGGCCAGGTGGCCCTGAATGCCGGGGGCGAACTCGGAGGCCCCGGCGACTTTGAGGCTCAGGCCCGGCAGTGTTTTCAGAACGTGGCGCACGCGCTGGCGGCGGCCGATATAACCTTTGCCGATGTGGTCAAGCTGGGTCTGTACGTGTTGGACATGGCGCACTTGTCTGCTCTGCGCCGCGTGCGCGACGACTTCGTGAACACCGCCCGGCCCCCGGCCAGCACCTTGGTGCAGGTGAGCGCCTTTTTCCGGCCCGGCGTGCTGGTGGAAGTCGAGGCGGTGGCGGCGGCCCCGCTGGAAAGGAGGGCCTGA